In Etheostoma spectabile isolate EspeVRDwgs_2016 chromosome 20, UIUC_Espe_1.0, whole genome shotgun sequence, the following are encoded in one genomic region:
- the LOC116669681 gene encoding glutathione-specific gamma-glutamylcyclotransferase 1 codes for MKPRDVIINEKNDLWIFGYGSLVWKPDFAYKRSKVGCIKGYKRRFWHGDDFYRGDKENPGRVATLVEDQEACTWGVAYEVTDSQIEESLQYLNMREVVLGGYITERVEFIPKEKGQGALLALVYIATSDNPIYLGPASDKEIAAQIAICRGNAGHNIEYLVRLAEFMRLYCPEVWDEHLFSIEAAVLNIFHHCEGIKPPDQKSLLLGGS; via the exons ATGAAACCTCGAGACGTTATTATCAATGAAAAAAACGACCTGTGGATATTTGGATATGGCTCCTTAGTGTGGAAACCTGATTTTGCATATAAGAGGAGCAAAGTTGGCTGCATTAAAGGATACAAAAGGCGTTTCTGGCATGGAGATGATTTTTATCGAGGggacaaagaaaat CCAGGCAGAGTGGCCACACTAGTGGAGGATCAGGAG GCTTGCACATGGGGAGTGGCCTATGAGGTGACTGACTCCCAGATTGAAGAGTCCCTTCAGTACCTGAACATGAGAGAGGTTGTGCTAGGGGGTTACATAACAGAGAGGGTGGAGTTTATCCCTAAGGAGAAGGGTCAGGGTGCTCTTTTGGCCCTTGTCTACATCGCTACTTCCGACAACCCCATCTACCTCGGCCCGGCCTCTGACAAAGAGATCGCCGCCCAGATTGCCATCTGTAGAGGCAACGCGGGCCACAATATTGAATACCTGGTCCGCCTGGCAGAGTTCATGAGGCTCTACTGTCCCGAAGTATGGGACGAGCACCTCTTCTCCATTGAGGCGGCTGTTCTGAACATTTTCCACCATTGCGAAGGGATCAAACCCCCAGACCAAAAGTCCCTTCTGCTGGGAGGTTCATAA